One Pseudomonas entomophila genomic window carries:
- a CDS encoding sigma-54-dependent Fis family transcriptional regulator produces the protein MARQTPITTAHDPLHESRLARLRLASEGELPSGVLRDEIDASWRRSLGHGLDCLQGEQVGLGIRHGLDLGALLEHNRLLIDAVTPELDYLVKRQGKSGIVILGDAQANVLAIEGQKHVLQREGLRDLHPGSCWSEALRGTNAIGTAVVEGQPTLINCGEHYLDRLSPFSCTSVPLRDPHGEVIGVLDVTREGVMAQPQDNLSTLLLAAGNIESRLFGLCHPEHLVLAFHCRPQYLASAWQGLLALSLDGEVLAANDNACQLLQVARAALLGRRCSDLLGERSPAFIARLWQGGTSSVQTAKGEFFFRALQMPRHGQVNGTPVHGKPHAPPKTQALEALAGGDARLARALRMARQGLANGLPVLLLGETGTGKEVAARALHQAGPRADKPFVAVNCAAIPEGLIESELFGYREGAFTGSRRGGMVGRLMQAHGGTLFLDEIGDMPLALQARLLRVLQERRVAPLGAGDEQEIDVALICATHRDLKRLVNEQQFREDLYYRVNGVSLRLPALRERDDLAAIIQGLLDKSGARGVSLDTALAALLEGFDWPGNIRQLEMVVRTALAMREDNEPVLTLDHLTDSLLDELASGAAPSGSLRDSELEQIRSALARHQGNVTAAAQALGISRATLYRKLKQLRG, from the coding sequence ATGGCGCGACAAACACCAATAACAACCGCCCATGACCCGCTGCACGAATCCCGCCTGGCCCGCCTGCGGCTGGCCAGCGAGGGCGAATTGCCCTCGGGCGTGCTGCGCGACGAAATCGACGCCTCCTGGCGCCGCAGCCTGGGCCATGGCCTGGACTGCCTGCAGGGCGAGCAGGTGGGCCTGGGCATTCGCCATGGCCTGGACCTGGGCGCGCTGCTCGAACACAACCGCCTGCTGATCGACGCGGTCACCCCCGAACTGGACTACCTGGTCAAGCGCCAGGGCAAGAGCGGCATCGTCATCCTCGGCGACGCCCAGGCCAACGTGCTGGCCATCGAGGGGCAGAAACACGTGCTGCAGCGCGAGGGCCTGCGCGACCTGCACCCCGGCAGTTGCTGGAGCGAGGCACTGCGCGGCACCAACGCCATCGGCACGGCAGTGGTCGAAGGCCAGCCGACCCTGATCAACTGCGGCGAGCACTACCTCGACCGCCTCAGCCCGTTTTCCTGCACCTCGGTGCCGCTGCGCGACCCGCACGGCGAGGTGATCGGCGTGCTCGACGTGACCCGTGAAGGGGTGATGGCGCAACCCCAGGACAACCTGTCCACCTTGCTGCTGGCCGCCGGCAATATCGAGAGCCGGCTGTTCGGGCTGTGTCACCCCGAACACCTGGTGCTGGCCTTCCATTGCCGCCCCCAGTACCTGGCCAGTGCCTGGCAGGGGCTGCTGGCCTTGAGCCTGGATGGCGAAGTCCTGGCCGCCAACGACAATGCCTGCCAGCTGTTGCAGGTGGCGCGCGCGGCGCTGCTCGGGCGCCGCTGCAGCGACCTGCTGGGCGAGCGCTCGCCAGCCTTCATCGCCCGCCTCTGGCAGGGCGGGACGAGCAGCGTGCAGACCGCCAAGGGCGAGTTCTTCTTCCGTGCCCTGCAGATGCCTCGCCATGGCCAGGTCAACGGCACGCCAGTGCACGGCAAGCCGCACGCGCCACCGAAAACCCAGGCGCTGGAAGCCCTGGCCGGTGGCGACGCACGCCTGGCCCGGGCCCTGCGCATGGCCCGCCAGGGGCTGGCCAATGGCCTGCCGGTGCTGCTGCTGGGTGAGACCGGTACCGGCAAGGAGGTCGCGGCCCGCGCCCTGCACCAGGCCGGCCCGAGGGCCGACAAACCCTTTGTCGCGGTCAACTGCGCGGCGATTCCCGAAGGCCTGATCGAGTCCGAGCTGTTCGGCTACCGCGAGGGCGCTTTCACAGGTTCACGCCGCGGCGGCATGGTCGGGCGGTTGATGCAGGCCCATGGCGGCACCTTGTTCCTCGACGAGATCGGCGACATGCCACTGGCCTTGCAGGCCCGACTGCTGCGTGTGCTGCAGGAGCGCCGGGTGGCGCCGCTGGGGGCGGGTGACGAACAGGAAATCGATGTGGCGCTGATCTGCGCCACCCACCGCGACCTCAAGCGCCTGGTCAACGAACAACAGTTCCGCGAAGACCTCTACTACCGCGTCAACGGCGTCTCCCTGCGCCTGCCGGCCCTGCGCGAGCGCGACGACCTGGCGGCGATCATCCAGGGCCTGCTGGACAAGTCCGGCGCCCGCGGCGTGAGCCTGGACACCGCCCTGGCCGCATTGCTCGAAGGCTTCGACTGGCCGGGCAATATCCGCCAGCTGGAAATGGTCGTGCGCACTGCGTTGGCCATGCGCGAAGACAACGAGCCGGTGCTGACCCTCGACCACTTGACCGACAGCCTGCTCGACGAACTGGCCAGCGGCGCGGCGCCGTCCGGCAGCCTGCGTGACAGTGAGCTGGAGCAGATCCGCAGCGCCCTGGCCCGGCACCAGGGCAATGTCACGGCCGCCGCCCAGGCGCTGGGGATCAGCCGCGCGACCCTGTATCGCAAGCTCAAGCAATTGCGGGGTTGA
- the qhpG gene encoding flavin-dependent monooxygenase QhpG, with translation MSEQPILVLGAGPAGAATALGLRRLGYPVTVVSDWRRFAALEGVSQRVLEGLRHAGLGAALAQATTPAERQVHWNGEQLRLNQEFLLDRQRFDQALRDDLHRAGVTLIEGRVREVLVDAVHQVRLDDGQMLHADFLVEARGRQAPLADGRVRGPETVSLLNAWQSAPGLPASAVESLDDGWAWMARLADGRCYWQVTLDAATAGLPGKAALADYCAERRRRSALVAQLFDEQALAPASVHARSSTAILAGDCCGKDWLRVGDAAMAVDPLSGNGIFQSLSSALQAPGVINTLLQHPARAELARRFHQSRIEQLFMRFARIGRDFHAQERSRAAAPFWARRSAWPDAQPIHVPANWDSVRVESRPVLRDALVEEAQVVVTADQPLGIWHLQGIELAPVVRAVKAGQRVDDYLATYSEQQRWMLKRWLAEQGRLLRG, from the coding sequence ATGAGTGAACAACCCATCCTCGTGCTCGGTGCGGGGCCTGCCGGCGCGGCGACGGCCTTGGGCCTGCGGCGCTTGGGCTACCCGGTGACGGTGGTGTCCGACTGGCGCCGCTTCGCCGCGCTCGAAGGCGTTTCGCAACGGGTCCTGGAGGGCTTGCGCCATGCAGGCCTGGGCGCCGCCCTGGCGCAGGCCACCACCCCGGCCGAACGGCAGGTGCATTGGAATGGCGAGCAACTGCGGCTGAACCAGGAGTTCCTGCTCGACCGCCAGCGGTTCGACCAGGCCCTGCGTGATGATTTGCACCGTGCGGGCGTCACGCTGATCGAGGGCCGGGTTCGCGAAGTGCTCGTTGATGCAGTTCACCAGGTACGCCTGGATGACGGCCAGATGTTGCACGCCGATTTCCTGGTCGAGGCCCGTGGCCGCCAGGCGCCGCTGGCCGACGGGCGGGTGCGCGGCCCGGAGACGGTGAGCCTGCTCAATGCCTGGCAATCCGCGCCCGGCTTGCCCGCGTCGGCGGTGGAGAGCCTGGACGATGGCTGGGCGTGGATGGCGCGCCTGGCCGATGGTCGCTGCTACTGGCAGGTCACCCTGGACGCGGCGACGGCCGGGCTGCCGGGCAAGGCGGCGCTGGCTGACTACTGCGCCGAGCGTCGGCGGCGTTCGGCGCTGGTTGCCCAGCTGTTCGACGAGCAGGCCCTGGCGCCGGCCAGCGTTCATGCGCGCAGCAGCACGGCGATCCTGGCGGGCGACTGCTGTGGCAAGGATTGGTTGCGGGTTGGCGATGCGGCGATGGCGGTCGACCCGCTGTCGGGCAACGGGATCTTCCAGTCGCTGTCGTCGGCCTTGCAGGCGCCCGGGGTGATCAACACCTTGCTCCAGCACCCGGCGCGCGCCGAGTTGGCACGGCGTTTCCACCAGTCTCGTATCGAGCAATTGTTCATGCGTTTTGCCCGGATCGGTCGGGACTTCCATGCCCAGGAGCGATCACGGGCCGCTGCGCCATTCTGGGCACGGCGCAGTGCGTGGCCGGACGCACAGCCGATCCATGTGCCGGCGAACTGGGACAGCGTGCGGGTCGAGTCCCGGCCGGTGTTGCGTGACGCGCTGGTGGAAGAGGCGCAGGTGGTGGTCACGGCGGACCAGCCGCTGGGTATCTGGCACCTGCAGGGCATCGAGTTGGCGCCGGTGGTACGGGCCGTCAAGGCTGGGCAACGCGTGGACGACTACCTGGCTACCTATTCTGAACAGCAGCGCTGGATGCTCAAGCGCTGGTTGGCCGAGCAGGGCCGGCTCCTACGGGGTTAG
- the qhpE gene encoding subtilisin-like serine protease QhpE, translating to MPRELRIGVVDSGCLAGQSLCAARRFWLEGGLLQEGEAQPDALGHGSAVIERIRAEAGAVPLMMAQVFTQQWSTSALQVAAALLWLVEEGASVINLSLGLHQDRPVLRQACAAAQAAGVLLCASSPARGAAVYPASYPGVVRVTGDARCAPGQWSWLGTAQADFGAFVGMADGAGASQACAALSGRIAALLHDRPGLDRVALFQWLKAHAAFSGPERKGLADE from the coding sequence ATGCCCCGTGAGTTGCGTATTGGCGTGGTCGACAGCGGTTGCCTGGCGGGGCAGTCGTTGTGCGCTGCGCGACGGTTCTGGCTGGAGGGCGGCCTGCTTCAGGAAGGCGAGGCCCAACCGGACGCGCTCGGCCATGGCAGCGCCGTGATCGAGCGCATTCGCGCCGAGGCCGGCGCAGTCCCTTTGATGATGGCGCAGGTGTTTACCCAACAATGGAGCACCAGCGCCCTGCAGGTGGCTGCGGCGCTGCTGTGGCTGGTGGAGGAGGGCGCGAGCGTGATCAACCTGAGCCTGGGGCTGCACCAGGACCGTCCGGTGCTGCGCCAGGCCTGTGCCGCCGCCCAGGCGGCCGGCGTGCTGCTCTGTGCCTCGAGCCCGGCACGGGGTGCGGCGGTGTATCCGGCCAGCTACCCTGGGGTGGTACGGGTTACCGGCGATGCGCGTTGCGCACCTGGCCAATGGTCGTGGCTGGGCACCGCCCAGGCCGACTTCGGCGCCTTTGTCGGTATGGCGGATGGCGCGGGTGCGAGCCAGGCCTGTGCCGCGTTGTCCGGGCGCATCGCGGCGTTGCTGCACGACAGGCCAGGGCTGGATCGCGTCGCGCTGTTCCAATGGCTGAAAGCCCATGCGGCGTTCAGTGGTCCTGAGCGCAAGGGCCTGGCGGATGAGTGA
- a CDS encoding Ig-like domain-containing protein, translated as MNIWSRRALCAAGFTLTVSGAAWAALTEVDPGPYTFATGGYPMWYKDATNLSLELCQSRATSTRAPGAPGAPAYLCTLLPEPGVYDDALPLVFPDNWPPEMFWFLAETAIPAVGNSGYELEVYVAGLEAAFAAENPVDGDQQSFARIRIRASVPQAGTYTVTHPYGVETVTVAANQVGRRAINITRDIGIGAPGNFSGALNGNLGPFLRGVGGPYTAVNPDTGATETFIGDPNITEAVTGSPNNTNFVRIQGPAGTIQTNVFTVSGKVLDARQQTPVQLERATYQRNGAGTRVEVFAKAPNNASLCLRNGLALVGSPPSPCQFSLLADNNGLFFSQQLSQAVPPSVVVVTASDPTGTTRPTALSSKLSDVVRVTNARYDWANKRLLIEARSSDEVLVPDLLVQGFGRMSKSGVQQSLTVNDLAQPPASITVKSAHGGMDVEPVVVVGNAPVQAANQPPVAQADSGATSVGVPITLNLLANDSDPDGNVPLSISDLTQPGTGLGGVVMNGTTAVTYTPPAGATSPLVATFSYRAMDAKGLKSTPATVTVNVAPNQPPTAVADSAATLGVPLTINALANDTDPEGNLPLAIASVTQPTPAGRGTVSTDGSVITYTPPATVTAAFTTSFSYVARDALGALSSPGTVTVQVSPRPAQETFAVTAATVTARSNNRYNWDISGTSSVTTGNTITVRVTTTTGVQTLGTTTVPVTGRWRLAVSNSTTAIPTANPTATVTTSQGTTRTVNVTVQ; from the coding sequence ATGAACATCTGGTCACGCCGGGCGCTGTGCGCCGCCGGTTTCACCCTCACCGTCAGTGGCGCGGCCTGGGCCGCGCTGACCGAGGTCGACCCGGGCCCCTATACCTTCGCCACCGGGGGCTACCCCATGTGGTACAAGGATGCCACCAACCTGTCGCTGGAACTGTGCCAGTCGCGCGCCACCAGCACCCGTGCCCCGGGCGCGCCCGGGGCGCCGGCCTACCTGTGCACCCTGTTGCCCGAGCCCGGCGTCTACGACGATGCCCTGCCGCTGGTGTTCCCCGACAACTGGCCGCCGGAGATGTTCTGGTTCCTCGCCGAGACCGCGATCCCGGCGGTGGGCAACAGCGGTTACGAGCTGGAGGTCTATGTCGCCGGGCTGGAAGCGGCCTTCGCCGCCGAGAACCCGGTCGATGGCGACCAGCAGAGCTTCGCCCGCATCCGCATCCGCGCCTCGGTGCCACAAGCCGGCACCTACACCGTCACCCACCCCTACGGCGTCGAGACCGTCACCGTGGCGGCCAACCAGGTCGGCCGCCGCGCGATCAACATCACCCGCGATATCGGCATCGGTGCCCCCGGCAACTTCAGCGGCGCGCTCAATGGCAACCTCGGCCCGTTCCTGCGCGGGGTCGGTGGCCCCTACACTGCGGTCAACCCCGACACCGGTGCCACCGAGACCTTCATCGGCGACCCGAACATCACCGAGGCGGTGACCGGCAGCCCGAACAACACCAACTTCGTGCGCATCCAGGGGCCGGCCGGGACCATCCAGACCAACGTCTTCACGGTCTCCGGCAAGGTCCTCGACGCCCGCCAGCAGACCCCGGTGCAACTCGAACGCGCCACCTACCAACGCAATGGCGCCGGTACCCGCGTCGAGGTGTTCGCCAAGGCCCCGAACAACGCCAGCCTGTGCCTGCGCAATGGTCTGGCGCTGGTCGGCTCGCCGCCTTCGCCGTGCCAGTTCAGCCTGCTCGCCGACAACAACGGGTTGTTCTTCAGCCAGCAACTGAGCCAGGCGGTACCGCCGTCGGTGGTGGTGGTCACCGCCAGCGACCCCACCGGCACCACGCGGCCGACTGCACTGTCGAGCAAACTCAGCGATGTCGTGCGGGTGACCAACGCACGCTACGACTGGGCCAACAAACGGTTGCTGATCGAGGCCCGCTCCAGCGACGAAGTGCTGGTGCCTGACCTGCTGGTGCAGGGCTTCGGCCGCATGTCCAAGTCCGGCGTGCAGCAGAGCCTGACGGTCAACGACCTGGCCCAGCCGCCGGCCAGCATCACCGTCAAGTCCGCCCACGGCGGCATGGACGTCGAACCGGTGGTCGTGGTTGGCAACGCCCCGGTGCAGGCTGCCAACCAGCCGCCCGTAGCCCAGGCCGACAGCGGCGCCACCAGTGTCGGTGTGCCCATCACCCTCAACCTGCTGGCCAACGACAGTGATCCCGACGGCAACGTGCCGCTGAGCATCAGCGACCTCACCCAGCCCGGTACCGGCCTGGGTGGCGTAGTGATGAACGGCACCACTGCGGTGACCTACACCCCACCGGCGGGGGCCACCTCGCCGCTGGTGGCCACCTTCAGCTACCGCGCCATGGACGCCAAGGGCCTGAAGTCGACCCCGGCCACGGTGACCGTCAACGTGGCGCCCAACCAGCCGCCGACGGCGGTGGCCGACAGCGCCGCCACCCTCGGCGTGCCACTGACCATCAACGCCCTGGCCAACGACACCGACCCGGAAGGCAACCTGCCGCTGGCCATCGCCAGCGTCACCCAGCCGACCCCGGCCGGCCGCGGCACGGTCAGCACCGACGGCAGCGTGATCACCTACACGCCACCGGCCACGGTCACCGCGGCATTCACCACCAGCTTCAGCTACGTCGCCCGGGATGCCCTCGGTGCGTTGTCCAGCCCCGGCACGGTCACCGTGCAGGTGTCGCCAAGGCCCGCCCAGGAGACCTTCGCGGTCACCGCGGCCACGGTCACGGCGCGCTCGAACAACCGTTACAACTGGGACATCAGCGGCACCTCGTCGGTGACCACCGGCAACACCATCACGGTGCGGGTGACCACCACCACCGGCGTGCAGACCCTGGGCACCACCACCGTGCCGGTGACCGGCCGTTGGCGCCTGGCAGTGAGCAACAGCACCACGGCGATCCCGACCGCCAATCCGACGGCGACGGTGACCACCAGCCAGGGCACCACGCGCACCGTCAACGTGACCGTGCAATAG
- a CDS encoding curlin, with the protein MNKLAPLSAAIVLALAGQAMAADSSSTQNQQGNKHIAEVKQTLAPFASATQDQTGHDHNHMAVQDSSTSHIQQGASGAFNAGYAEQLFENGSQITQQAGGTLNDAFASQSVGENNQALQVQDGTGNHSIIWQDTQLGSQATTLQSGQRNDATVEQLFGGSNNKSLVMQAGSDNQAAAEHLTHNNGDIAIYQDGKQNWAYGDQRDGLGGTIGISQYGTGHSVEVWQDNQAASQANVYQTGQLNEGYIDQSFGQGNSASLSQNGRANASWSDQFESNQSVTSISQTGNNNLHFTYQTGDNHSLSINTTGNGNKIMASNWKGDKSGGQFGDSQRAVVNQAGNGNSVNFEQKGSSQLARLNQNGNRNQMETKQADSNNELYFEQNGSDNLLIADQRGNGNYAEGVAAGNGGSVTLDQSGSGNQSFTYQLYGSGNQATVKQADGVNVAYVTQGGNGNQAFIDQSGASQTATITQFGNTNMATVTQQ; encoded by the coding sequence ATGAACAAGCTCGCCCCCCTGAGCGCCGCCATTGTCCTGGCCCTGGCCGGCCAGGCCATGGCCGCCGACAGCAGCTCGACCCAGAACCAGCAGGGCAACAAGCACATCGCCGAAGTGAAACAGACCCTGGCGCCGTTCGCCTCGGCCACCCAGGACCAGACCGGCCACGACCACAACCACATGGCGGTGCAGGACAGCAGCACCAGCCACATCCAGCAGGGTGCCAGCGGCGCGTTCAACGCCGGCTACGCCGAGCAGTTGTTCGAGAACGGCAGCCAGATCACCCAGCAGGCCGGCGGCACCCTCAACGATGCCTTCGCCAGCCAATCGGTGGGCGAGAACAACCAGGCCCTGCAGGTGCAGGACGGCACGGGCAATCATTCGATCATCTGGCAGGACACCCAGCTGGGCAGCCAGGCCACCACCCTGCAGTCGGGCCAGCGCAACGATGCCACGGTCGAGCAGTTGTTCGGCGGCAGCAACAACAAGAGCCTGGTCATGCAGGCCGGCAGCGATAACCAGGCGGCCGCCGAGCACCTGACCCACAACAACGGCGATATCGCCATCTACCAGGACGGCAAGCAGAACTGGGCCTACGGCGACCAGCGCGACGGCCTGGGCGGCACCATTGGTATCAGCCAGTACGGCACCGGGCACTCGGTGGAGGTCTGGCAGGACAACCAGGCCGCCAGCCAGGCCAATGTCTACCAGACCGGGCAGCTCAACGAGGGCTACATCGACCAGAGCTTCGGCCAGGGCAACAGTGCCAGCCTGAGCCAGAACGGGCGGGCCAACGCCAGCTGGTCGGACCAGTTCGAGAGCAACCAGTCGGTGACCAGCATCAGCCAGACCGGTAACAACAACCTGCACTTCACCTACCAGACCGGCGACAACCACAGCCTGAGCATCAATACGACGGGCAACGGCAACAAGATCATGGCCAGCAACTGGAAGGGCGACAAGTCCGGCGGGCAGTTCGGCGACAGCCAGCGGGCGGTGGTCAACCAGGCCGGCAACGGCAACAGCGTCAACTTCGAACAGAAAGGCAGCAGCCAGCTGGCCCGGTTGAACCAGAACGGCAACCGCAACCAGATGGAGACCAAACAGGCCGACAGCAACAACGAGCTGTACTTCGAGCAGAACGGCAGCGACAACCTGCTGATCGCCGACCAACGTGGCAACGGCAACTACGCCGAGGGCGTGGCGGCCGGCAATGGCGGCAGCGTGACCCTGGATCAATCGGGCAGTGGCAACCAGAGCTTCACCTACCAGCTTTATGGCAGTGGCAACCAGGCTACCGTCAAGCAAGCCGATGGGGTCAATGTCGCCTATGTGACCCAGGGAGGTAACGGCAACCAGGCGTTTATCGACCAGAGCGGGGCCAGTCAGACGGCGACCATTACCCAGTTCGGCAATACCAACATGGCGACTGTTACGCAGCAGTGA
- a CDS encoding curlin: protein MPRLPTLLLCLALLGQAQADDLMDNADLAAGNDLGEPLLVRLLPVGSGQAAVIEQQGNGNRAALDQNGQALLGRIVQAGGAQEAYILQEGSDLMATISQQGYGNSATIRQSGSGNSAAIEQIGNLNSATIDQRGTGLNSSVTQAGNGQHIHITQYR, encoded by the coding sequence ATGCCACGCCTGCCCACCCTGCTGCTGTGCCTGGCCCTGCTCGGTCAGGCACAGGCCGACGACCTAATGGACAACGCCGACCTTGCGGCCGGCAACGACCTCGGCGAACCACTGCTGGTGCGCCTGCTGCCGGTGGGTAGCGGCCAGGCGGCAGTGATCGAGCAGCAGGGCAACGGCAACCGCGCCGCCCTCGACCAGAACGGCCAGGCCCTGCTCGGTCGCATCGTCCAGGCCGGGGGCGCGCAGGAAGCCTACATCCTGCAGGAAGGCAGCGACCTGATGGCCACGATCAGCCAGCAGGGCTACGGCAACAGCGCGACGATCCGCCAGAGCGGCAGCGGCAACAGCGCCGCCATCGAGCAGATCGGCAACCTCAACAGCGCCACCATCGACCAGCGCGGCACGGGGCTGAACAGCAGCGTGACCCAGGCCGGCAATGGCCAGCACATCCATATCACCCAATACCGTTAG
- a CDS encoding ABC transporter ATP-binding protein, which yields MGGLFSRLIESSDPALMRQALAWLYGFVRPQGRAIGVLLALSFAASLLVLVQPWLVKTLIDEGLLARDYQTLWHMAAIMIAAGLLGTLLSGINRYLHTRLSGRILFALRDDLYRHLQQLSPTFYGQRRTGDILSRLDGDVAEIQRFAVDSLFSAVSAVIGLVGAVALMLMLSWQLSLLLALLIPLEVLWLRWMRRKVERQVRSLRERSADVSSFLVETLPAMKFIQASGQQPREAERLEGLGQGYMSQLLKVQLTEFVTQAVPGTLTSWCRACAFLVGGWWVIQGTWQLGALIAFSTYLGMAVGPVQSLLGLYVAVQRMAVSLGRVMELKREPLAVRETDAPRPIPDGPGELRLERVRFAHDQRQGGVLQGVDVRLPGGRKIAISGASGVGKSTLIDLLQRFYDPQEGRILLDGVDLRELDLQALRRRIVVVSQDIVLFRGTLAHNLAYSTPQATRAQLQEVVRLTRLDSLLESLPLGLDGLLGERGQQLSGGQKQRIAIARALLQQPAILVLDEATSAVDEATEREVIAAIDQLFVGRTRILISHRASTLADADLHLELRDGRLLAKEPIDNAP from the coding sequence ATGGGAGGATTGTTCTCACGGCTGATCGAGTCGAGCGACCCCGCGCTGATGCGCCAGGCGCTGGCCTGGCTGTACGGTTTCGTGCGCCCGCAGGGGCGGGCCATCGGCGTGCTGTTGGCGCTATCCTTCGCAGCCTCGTTGCTGGTGCTGGTGCAGCCCTGGCTGGTCAAGACCCTGATCGACGAAGGGCTGCTGGCTCGCGACTACCAGACGCTCTGGCACATGGCGGCGATCATGATCGCCGCCGGCCTGCTCGGCACGCTGCTGTCAGGTATCAACCGCTACCTGCACACCCGGCTGTCCGGGCGCATCCTGTTCGCCCTGCGCGACGACCTGTACCGGCACCTGCAACAACTGTCGCCGACCTTCTATGGCCAGCGTCGCACCGGCGACATCCTCTCGCGGCTGGACGGCGATGTCGCCGAGATCCAGCGCTTTGCCGTGGACTCGCTGTTCTCGGCGGTGTCGGCGGTGATCGGGCTGGTGGGCGCGGTGGCCCTGATGCTGATGCTGTCCTGGCAACTGTCGCTGCTGCTGGCGTTGCTGATCCCGCTGGAAGTGTTGTGGCTGCGCTGGATGCGGCGCAAGGTCGAACGGCAAGTGCGCAGCCTGCGCGAGCGCTCGGCGGATGTCTCGTCATTCCTGGTCGAGACCCTGCCGGCGATGAAGTTCATCCAGGCGTCCGGCCAGCAACCGCGCGAGGCCGAGCGCCTGGAGGGCCTGGGGCAGGGCTACATGAGCCAGCTGCTCAAGGTGCAGCTCACCGAGTTCGTCACCCAGGCGGTACCCGGCACGCTGACGTCCTGGTGCCGTGCCTGCGCCTTTCTGGTCGGTGGTTGGTGGGTGATCCAGGGCACCTGGCAGCTGGGTGCCCTGATTGCGTTCTCCACTTACCTGGGCATGGCCGTGGGGCCAGTGCAGAGCCTGCTGGGATTGTATGTCGCGGTGCAGCGCATGGCCGTCAGCCTGGGGCGGGTCATGGAGCTCAAGCGAGAGCCACTGGCGGTGCGGGAAACCGACGCGCCGCGGCCTATCCCCGATGGCCCCGGCGAGCTGCGCCTGGAGCGTGTGCGGTTCGCCCACGACCAGCGCCAGGGCGGCGTGCTCCAGGGTGTCGACGTGCGGCTGCCGGGTGGCCGCAAAATCGCCATCAGCGGCGCCTCGGGCGTCGGCAAGTCAACCCTGATCGACCTGTTGCAACGGTTCTACGACCCCCAGGAGGGGCGCATCCTGCTTGACGGCGTCGACCTGCGCGAGCTCGACCTGCAAGCGCTGCGCCGGCGCATCGTCGTGGTCAGCCAGGATATCGTGCTGTTCCGTGGCACCCTGGCCCACAACCTGGCCTACAGCACCCCGCAGGCCACCCGCGCACAACTGCAGGAAGTGGTGCGCCTGACCCGTCTGGACAGCTTGCTGGAAAGCCTGCCGCTGGGCCTGGACGGGCTGCTCGGCGAGCGCGGCCAGCAACTTTCCGGAGGGCAGAAGCAGCGTATCGCCATCGCCCGAGCACTGTTGCAGCAGCCGGCGATCCTGGTGCTCGACGAGGCCACCTCGGCGGTGGACGAAGCCACCGAACGCGAAGTCATCGCTGCCATCGATCAGCTTTTCGTCGGCCGCACGCGAATCCTCATCAGCCACCGTGCCTCGACCCTGGCCGATGCCGACCTGCACCTGGAACTGCGCGACGGCCGGCTGCTTGCCAAGGAGCCCATCGACAATGCCCCGTGA
- a CDS encoding formate/nitrite transporter family protein, translating to MSVNAPSQITELVIEAGAKKAHLPTRATLILGFLAGAFISLGFLLAIHVSTMIPGPWASFGTLLGAAVFPIGLILVILAGGELLTGNMMSLPLAMFAGRIRPGAVARNWLLVTLANLLGALFVAYCFGHLLGLAEGPYLSKTLAAATSKVSADFLHAFISGIGCNWLVCLAVWLSYASREVSGKILGIWFPIMAFVAIGFQHVVANMFLIPAAIFAGYLSWGQLVQNLAAVFLGNAVGGAIFVGLAYYVSYAVPAQEQALER from the coding sequence ATGTCTGTCAATGCCCCCTCCCAGATCACCGAACTGGTCATCGAAGCCGGTGCCAAGAAGGCCCACCTCCCTACCCGCGCGACCTTGATCCTCGGGTTCCTGGCGGGTGCGTTCATCTCCCTCGGGTTCCTGCTGGCGATCCATGTCAGCACGATGATCCCGGGGCCCTGGGCGTCGTTCGGCACCCTGCTGGGCGCTGCGGTGTTCCCCATCGGCCTGATCCTGGTGATCCTGGCAGGCGGTGAACTGTTGACCGGCAACATGATGAGCCTGCCGCTGGCGATGTTCGCCGGGCGCATCCGCCCCGGCGCGGTCGCCCGCAACTGGCTGCTGGTGACCTTGGCCAACCTGCTGGGCGCGCTGTTCGTGGCCTATTGCTTCGGGCACCTGCTGGGGCTGGCCGAAGGGCCCTACCTGAGCAAGACCCTCGCGGCGGCGACCAGCAAGGTCAGCGCCGATTTCCTGCATGCCTTCATTTCCGGTATCGGCTGCAACTGGCTGGTGTGCCTGGCGGTGTGGTTGTCGTACGCCAGCCGCGAGGTCAGCGGCAAGATCCTCGGGATCTGGTTCCCGATCATGGCCTTCGTCGCCATCGGCTTCCAGCACGTGGTGGCGAACATGTTCCTGATTCCGGCGGCGATCTTCGCCGGCTACCTGAGCTGGGGCCAGCTGGTGCAGAACCTGGCAGCGGTGTTCCTCGGCAATGCGGTGGGCGGCGCGATCTTCGTGGGCCTGGCCTATTACGTTTCCTACGCCGTCCCGGCCCAGGAGCAAGCGCTCGAACGCTAA